TTTTTAATCTTTTTGGTTGTTTTTTTCCTTATCCCAAGCTTTTTCCCCGAATTTACAAAAATGAAAATCTGGGAAAGCAAAAAATACATTTTGCCGCTTGTTTTAACGCTTTCTTTATGTGCGATTTTCAATAGATATATTTCCAATTATAAAAGAATTGTTGTTTCTAATATCTTCGACAATCTTTTGCCGAAATTAGCCAACTTAGGTTCTTTCTGTCTGTTTTTTTATTTTCAGTTTTCAGAGCAGATTGCATTAGCTTTTTTCTTCGGAATGTTTGCTTTAATGCTTACAGGATATATTTATTACACCAATAAACTTGACAAAATATACTTTGATTTCAGCAGAGATTACTTTAAAAAAGATAATTTTTACAAAGAATTTGCGGCGTATAGTTTCTTTGGATTTTTAGGAACTTTCGGAAATCATATGGCAATCAACAACTATATGATCGGTGAATTTATTGGTGAAGAAGAAATCGCGGTTTACAGCATTTTATTGGCACTTATTTCATTGATTTCCATTCCACAATTGGGATTATTTAATATTTCTGCGCCGATTATCCGAAAAAATTTAGCCGATGGAGACATGAAAGAACTTGACAGATTTCATAAAAAAACATCGTTAACTATTTATTTTTTAGGAGCTGTTTTGTTTGGCTGTATTATGGTAGGATTCCCTTATTTAACGCATTTCATGCCGAATAAAGGAGATTTATTAAGAATGTACGAACCGGTTATCTGGATTTGGGGTTCTGCAGTTTTAATGGATTTAGCGACAGGTTTTAACGGAAATATTATCTCACTTTCAAGATATTACAAATTCAATATTATCGTAATGCTTTTACTGGCTGGTTTAACGATTAGCTTAAACTGGTATTTCATCAACCACACCGACCTTTCATTGATTGGAATTGCGCTGTCAACCGCAATTTCGGTTACTCTTTACAATCTTATTAAAGTTATTTTCAATTATTTCGTGTTTAAGGTTTCGCCTTTTTCTATTGAAATGATTTTCGTTTCGATTATCTGTACTTTAGCGATTACGGTGGCGATTGTTTTGCCTGTTTTTGATAATAATTTCATTAATCTTATTTATAAACCGGCTGTTGTTTTAGTGCTTATATTTATTGGAAATCATTTCACCAAAATATTCCCGATCGAAGATTATCTGAATATGAAATTCTTTAAAAGTATTTTGAAATTTAAGTAAGCTTGTGAAGAAGATTTTCTAAATTTTCAAGAACTGTTTGTTTGCTGTATTCTTTCTGAAAATCATATTGAGCATTCTGCAATTCGTAAAACTGCTCAATAACATTTTCTTTTTCAGGAACAATAAAATCTAGATTTGAAGTATAATTTGCGGGGAAAACAGCGATTTTACCAAACTTTATTGCATCCCCAATATTTCCGGTCATTTTTGTTTTTCCGTACACTTCTTTTTGGCTGAAAAATTCTGTTTGCTGCTGAATCGGGCACCACAAAACATCCGCTTTTTTCATCCACATTTCAAAATCTTGCTGCGAAACTCTTTCTTTGAAATAGGTAATATTAAATTGATTAGAAATTCTCTCAATCGCTTCAAGCTCCTCTCCTTTTGCTTTACCTAAAAAAACAAATTCAATGTTTTTCGCTCTTTCAGCTTTTTGAATTACCTCTAAAACATGTTGATAATCACGTCTTTTTTGAGAAACTCCGCCCGGAATTACAACAGTGAATCTTTCATTCTTATTTTGAGGAAATTCTTTGGTGTAAAAAAGTGGCAAAAACTGACATTCCTGCGAAGAAAATTCTTTATCCAAAACCAAAAGATTCTTTGATTTTTTATAAACTTTTGATGTATTAAAAAGACCTTCCTTCCACCATAATTTCAATCGGTAAATAACATCTTCTTTGAAAACATTTTTGATTAAACCTAATTTGGAAGCCTTTGAAAAATTGAGATTATGAACAATAACAGCTGTTTTATATTTATTGGTAATATTCAAAAAAGTATTGAAGTAACGATGAACTGTTCCAATAATAATCAGGTAATATTTCTTAGATTTAAGCTGGTCTAAAATCATCGAATTATCTGATAAAAAAACAGCTTCGTCACTTGTTTGAATCTGATTTTTAATTCTTTCTGAAAAATAATAATCCACAGAAAATTCTTCTGAATCGTTCATCAAATTCATAAAATCGGCCGCAATTTCTGCGTGGGTATCGATTTCTATGTAAGCTATTTTTTTCAAAGTGAAATTTAGATTTTAAGTTTTGGCTAAAGCCAATTGTATTCATTGTATTAAAAATATGGTCTTCCTTCGACAAGCTCAGGATGACACGCCCATTTCTATTGAAATTTAAAATGTATCACATTTTAAACCATTTCTTCTTAAACTGATTCCAACGCTGCTCATTAATCACTTTTTGTTCATCTTTTGAAATTTTCAACTCAAGATTTTGAGATTTGCATTTTTCGTACGAACTGATAATCTGAAATAAAAAAGAAGGCGATTTTATTTTTGCAGATTCTTTTGCTGCCGCAACATAAGTCAGGAAGCGATTTAAGCCTAAGAAATAAAAATATCGTCCATAATAATCAGCTGGTTTTATGGTATAATCTGCACCTTTTACTTTAATTAATTTTACGTGTAAATCAGGAAGAACAACTTCTTTCCACCCTAAATTTTGCAGAAGAATTGCATCAATATTATCCCAACCCAATGTTTCACGCAAACCACCCATTTGAAGAAAACATTCCTTTCGATACGCTTTCATCGGACCACGAACATGATGTTTGTTGGAATTTCCTTCATACACCCATTCTCCGTTTTTTTCAACATATAATAGTCCTCCAACCAAACCGTAATCAGGGTTTTTCACAAAAGAATCTGCGACAGTTTGTAAATAATTTTCAGACAAGATAATATCCGAATCAAACTTGCAGATAACATCAAACTGATTCAAATCCTGGGTTTTTAAACCTTTTTTAAAAGCCGCAACTACCTTTGAACCTGGTTGGTGCAGGGATTTTTCCAAATTAATGGTTTCAAATCGGGAATCTCGGTCAGCGTATTTTTTAATGACCTCTGAAGTTTTATCAGTCGAGCCATCATTCACCACTACTACTTTAAAATCCTTAAAACTTTGCTGTTGTAAAGAATCTAAAGTAAACGGAAGATTATTTTCCTCGTTGTGTGCAGGAATTATGATTAAAAATTTCAATGTAAATTACCAATGATGAATAACAATTGATAAATGATAAAATTCAACAATTAGCTTGCATCAATTATCATTTATCAATTATCGTTAATATTATTTATTGTGCGGTTTCAACATATTTTTAGGGTCCAGAATTTCGTCTAATTTTTCCTGAGAAAGTAGATTCTGTTCCAGAACTAAATTATAAACACTTTTACCGGTTTCTAAAGCTTCTTTTGCAATTTTTGTTGACTGTTTGTATCCGATGTAAGGATTCAAAGCAGTTACAATTCCAATGCTGTGTTTTACCATATTCAGACAAACGTCTTTATTGGCAGTAATTCCGATGACACATTTTTCACGAAGCGTTTCTAGAGCATTACACAAGAAGTGAATATTTTCCATAATCGCGTGCGAAAGAACGGGCTCCATTACGTTTAATTGTAATTGTCCGGCTTCAGCAGCAAAAGTCACTGTCAAATCATTTCCAATCACTTTAAAACAAACCTGATTAACCACTTCCGGAATTACAGGATTTACTTTTCCAGGCATAATCGATGAACCGGGTTGCATTGGCGGAAGATTAATTTCAGATAATCCGGCTCTAGGTCCTGAAGAAAGCAATCTTAAATCATTACAGATTTTAGAAAGTTTCACCGCAAGACGCTTCATTGCTGAAGAATAAATCACATAAGAACCTGTATCTGGAGTTGCTTCAACCAAATCTGGAGCAGAAATCACCGGATATCCCGTCAGTTCAGCTAAATTTTTAGCACAAAGCGTAGCATAACCGATTGGAGCGTTGATTCCGGTACCAATTGCCGTTGCACCCATATTGACTTCAACAAAAAGATTGGCGTTGTTATTTAATTTAGAAATATCTTCTTCTAAAGTTGCTGCAAATGCTTCAAATTCTTGTCCCATCGTCATCGGAACAGCGTCCTGAAGTTGCGTTCTTCCCATTTTAATGACATCATGAAACTCTTTTCCTTTTTCACGGAAAGCTTCCACGATTCCCACCAATTTTTTCACTAAATTTTCGTTCATCTGCAACAATCCCATTTTGATTGCGGTAGGATATGCATCATTGGTAGACTGCGAAAGATTGATATGATCGTTTGGCGAACAGAATTCGTATTCACCTTTATTTTTACCTAATTTTTCTAAAACTCGGTTCGCAATTACTTCATTAGCATTCATGTTAATAGAAGTTCCTGCTCCACCCTGAATCATATCTACCGGAAATTCGCTGTGGAATAATCCACCGATTAACTCGTCACAGGTTTCTGCAATTTTAAAATATAAATCCTGATCTAAAAGACCTAATTCATAATTGGTTTTAGCAGCCGCTTTTTTCACATACGCCAAACCTTTAATAAATTCCGGATATGATGACAAAAGCTGTCCTGAAATTTTGAAATTGTCTATTGCTCTTTGAGTCTGAACTCCGTAATAAGCATTTAACGGCACATTTAATTCACCGAGTAAATCACTTTCTTGTCTGAAATTTTCCATTAAATATTATTTAATAGTTTAATTATTTGATTAATAAAAAACGCACCGTAAAGATGCGCTTTAAAAATTTATTTTGTAGGATATTTTTGATTTAAAGCTTGAAGAATTGCCCATGTTTCGGCATCCATAATCCCATCGTAGTTTTGAGGTCTGAAGTGATATTGCAATGCTTCAATTGTTTTTTTGGTAGCATCATCCCACTTTCCGTTAGGATAAATTTCGTAACCAAATTTCTGCAATGCAGTCTGAACCAAAAAGATGAACGGAGAGTCATTGTATCTCGTTGAAACATCAGTCTGTGCTAAAGTCAAAAGATTTTGTTTTGCAGCTTCGTCATACCACATTCCTATCTGATATTCGTCGTACAATTTTTTCCAAGGAAACTGTGGACCCGGATCTTGTTTTCTTAAAGGGGCAATATCTGAATGCGCCAAAACATTGGTTGCAGGAATATTATATCTGGTTACAATATCTTTAGCCAAAGCTGCCACTTTTTTAATTTGGTCATCACTAAAAGGCTGAAAGGTTCTTGCTCCAGTTGCATCAGCTGTAAATCCCATATTGACGATCTCAATTCCAATTGAGGTGTCGTTTAGGTTTTTATCTGCACGCCATGCACTTACTCCTGCATGATAAGAACGTTTGTTTTCGTCTACCAATTGATAGATCTCATTGTCACCTAAATTATTTACAAGATAATGTGCACTAACGCCTTGCTGAGTAAGAACTGTTACCGATTTATCATCCGGTAAAACGGTGTAATGAAGAATCAGATATTTTTGTCTGAAATTTTGTGCAATTGCGGGGAAATGGGTCTTCACCACTTTATATCCTGCAGGTTTTGCCGAAACAATAGAACCGTAACTTGCCGTATTATCATTTTTAGTGATATCTGCAATATTGGTAGTAAAAAACTCTACTCCACTTTCTTTTGTTATTTGTGGTTTAATTTTTTCCTGAGAAGTAGAATTAATGACAGTTTTTGGTTGTGAGACTGGAGTTTTCGAGCGGTACGTATTTTTTTTAATATTTTTTTGTGACGTACATGAAAAAACAAGTGTACTTAAGCTTATGATATATAATGTCTTACGCATTAGTTTAAATTTTTAATCATTTATAAGCGTAAAAATACACAATTTTTTTCTGAAATTTATTTGGTAAATAAAGAAATCTGTTCTATATTTGCACTCGCAATAACGGAGCAGCGATCATTCAAAAAGACGTTATTTAGGAGAGTTGCCTGAGTGGCCGAAAGGACATGTTTGCTAAACATGCGTACTGGAAACGGTACCAAGGGTTCGAATCCCTTACTCTCCGCACTTATTATTCTCGGGGCGTAGCGTAGTCCGGTCATCGCGCCTGGTTTGGGACCAGGAGGTCGCAGGTTCGAATCCTGCCGCCCCGACTGTTTTAATAGTTTTCTCAAAACTATTCAATGGGTGCGTAGCTCAGCTGGATAGAGCATCTGCCTTCTAAGCAGACGGTCTCAGGTTCGAATCCTGACGCGCTCACTTAAAACTCACAATTTCTATTGTGAGTTTTTTTGTTTTAATGAACTTACTATATTTTACCGCATAGTTTCTTCTAAAATCTTTCGACAAATATTCAAATGAATAAAGCATCCCGATTTAATCGGGACGGTCTTAGGTTTGAATCCTTTCGCGCTCACACAAAACTCACAATTTCTATTGTGAGTTTTTTTATTTTTTTGAACTTTTTATATTTTGCTAAATCATTTTTTTCTAAAATAATTCACCAAATATTATTTAGCAAATTATTGGAAAAATCCCCCCATTCTTTTTCAGCTGTAAAATTTCTCATTTAATCTTCTACAAATTTTCTTCTTGCCGCTTTCATTCCAAAATAAAACATTGTTGTAATCGAAAGTCCTAAAAAGTAAAAAGACCACTTCCAAGAGAAGTCAAAATCGTGTAATTTACCAAAAATAGCTGGTCCGAAAGCTGCTATCAAATACCCTACAGATTGTGCCATTCCTGAAATTTTAATTGCATTGGCACTGGATTTTGTTCGTAAAGAGAAAAATAAAATTGATAAACTAAATGAAAGACCATTTGATAAACCTAATAATACTGCGGTTACATAAATCCATTCTGATCTCAACCAGGCAAACATCAAAACACTGGTGAGCATCAATATAAAGATAAAAACGATCATCGCTTTTTGATCTTTCATTTTATTTGCAATAATTGGCCCTACAAAAGTGATTGGAATCATCGAAATCTGTATGATAAATAAAATCCAACCCGGTTCGTTTCCCTGCATTCCATAATCGCCAAGAACAGCCGGCAGCCAAGAGATTAATGAATAATACACTAAAGACTGAAGTCCCATAAAAATACTGATATTCCAAGCCTGTTTAGATTTAAACATATTAAAATCAGATTTAACAAGCGAAGTCCCAGTCTGTTGTACTCTAGATTTATTCAGCAACAATTCTACAGCTACGACAAACAATGCTAACAATGCAATTACGAGCCAAATTCCTAAAGAACCACGCCATCCATATCCTGTCCATTCACCAAGACTCACACTGTATCCTGAAGCCAAAGCAGCAGTAAGATTCATAGAGACTGCAAAAATACCGGTCATTAAACCTATCTGTTTCGGAAAATTATTTTTAATATAACCCGGCGTAATAACATTTCCGATACAAACTCCTAAGCCAATAAATACTGACCCAGTAAATAAAGTCCAGACCGAGCCAAATACTCGCATAAAAAGCCCGAAACTTAAAATAATCAATGCGTATAATAAAAATCGATTGATACTGAAACGGTGCGAAAATTTACTCACCAAAACCGAACAACTCGCAAACATCATGAGAGGAATTGACGTGAGCATACTGCTTTGCAAATTATTTAAATGAAGCGAATTACTAATTTGATTCAGAACCGGACCTACAGAAGTAATGGGAGAACGCAAATTACTAGACACTAAAACCAAAACTAACACATTTATTATCAACAGGATGTAAGAAAAACCCTCTCTTATTTTATTTTTCATGATGTTCTATAAAATTGATATTACAAAATTAGCTTGGTTATTTTATATAAATTTGCCATAATATCAATCTGAAACGACATAATTTCTGCCGGAACTTTAGACGTTGATGAAATTTCCCAGGCTTAATTTTGTTTAGCTTGAAGACGATTGGGTACATTATAATGTATGCATAAATACAACCTTAAAAATGAAGCTTTAATCGGCTATATAAAGATAAATGGTTTGGAAGAGTTGAGATTTTTTTAAAGGAAATCAAAGCAAACACTTTTGTCATTACATGAGAGTACAGAGATATTTCCCATCTTTAGTTTAGATAAAAAGGTAAAGTGCAAAGCATAAAAATGAAAGGCATTTCGCCGGAAATAGATTTACAAAAAGTGAAGAATTAAACAATTCGACAATTATTCATTCACAAATAAAAAGACTAACAATAAAGATTGTGAGTCTTTTTATTTTTATGAGCTAATAGTTGTTCTTCAGGATTAGCGAGGATATTAAATTGGGGGTTAATATAATTTTAATTAATTGAAAATTTCAGTGCATTTTTTGATCTTTATGTAGAACGTTGCAATGTGTTTTACTGCATCTAATTAAAAAGAAACTGTAAAATATCTTTAAAATATTAAAAATCCTCAAGCTTTCACATGAGGATTTTTAATTCATATATATAAAATATTATTCTTTAATAATCTTGGATTGATATTTATTAGTTCCATCATTTATTGAAATAATATAAATTCCAGTTTTTAAATTCTGCATTTGATTATTAATTTCCTCATTAATACCTTTTAAAGATCCTTTTACAGAAATAAATAACTTACCTGTCATATCATACATTTCTGCTTTCAGGTTTTCTTTTGAATTTTTAATATCAATAACTAATTTTTGTCCATTTTTTAGAGGATTTGGATAAATAATAATGTTGTTATTATTTACTTTAATATCATTAACACCTAACATATTTGTCGGATAAACCAGAATTTTTTGCCCGTCGTATCCCACAGCATAAACTTTTACAGCATTGGAAGGGAAATCAACATATGTATTTGCCAATGTAGTATCTCCTGTTCCTACAATAGAAACACTAATTAATTGGTTATTTGTATCATAAGTTTCAAATGCAACAGCATTACTCCACTGAGAATTATTTACCAATAAGAACTGACCTTGTGCATTGTTTATCAGTTGAACCCCAATCCCTGTAACACCAGAAACAGGAAGAAGATTTTTATAAGCATTCAAGCTGTTTGCCGAAAGATAATTAATCACCGGAGATACCGGCTTTGTGTACCCCTTCATTAAGATATAAGCCTTAGTATCATCAATCATACTTTGTGTAATCGTAAGCTGATCGGTTGTATAATCTGAAAGTGTGGCATTAATAGGTTTTAAAAATCCTGTATTTGTGAAGAAATCAGTAAGATCTTCTTGTACCGCATCGCACGTATTCTTTACAAAATTCATAACCAACTGCCCCTGCGTGAGTTGTGATTCATCAGTAGTTCTCACTTTCTCAGCTACTATTGCCAACCAATGTGCATAATCTATTCCCGAAACAGGGGTTGTTGGAGATTGTATATCTTCATCTGACATAT
Above is a genomic segment from Chryseobacterium mulctrae containing:
- a CDS encoding lipopolysaccharide biosynthesis protein — translated: MSVVARQGFKYSIIGYVATLIGMFSIFIFTNDLFFYGKLRYIMSAAEMLVPFVVLGISYSNVKFFGKAHEDDKHQNMLSLSLALVYINFLIFLVVFFLIPSFFPEFTKMKIWESKKYILPLVLTLSLCAIFNRYISNYKRIVVSNIFDNLLPKLANLGSFCLFFYFQFSEQIALAFFFGMFALMLTGYIYYTNKLDKIYFDFSRDYFKKDNFYKEFAAYSFFGFLGTFGNHMAINNYMIGEFIGEEEIAVYSILLALISLISIPQLGLFNISAPIIRKNLADGDMKELDRFHKKTSLTIYFLGAVLFGCIMVGFPYLTHFMPNKGDLLRMYEPVIWIWGSAVLMDLATGFNGNIISLSRYYKFNIIVMLLLAGLTISLNWYFINHTDLSLIGIALSTAISVTLYNLIKVIFNYFVFKVSPFSIEMIFVSIICTLAITVAIVLPVFDNNFINLIYKPAVVLVLIFIGNHFTKIFPIEDYLNMKFFKSILKFK
- a CDS encoding glycosyltransferase family 4 protein; translated protein: MKKIAYIEIDTHAEIAADFMNLMNDSEEFSVDYYFSERIKNQIQTSDEAVFLSDNSMILDQLKSKKYYLIIIGTVHRYFNTFLNITNKYKTAVIVHNLNFSKASKLGLIKNVFKEDVIYRLKLWWKEGLFNTSKVYKKSKNLLVLDKEFSSQECQFLPLFYTKEFPQNKNERFTVVIPGGVSQKRRDYQHVLEVIQKAERAKNIEFVFLGKAKGEELEAIERISNQFNITYFKERVSQQDFEMWMKKADVLWCPIQQQTEFFSQKEVYGKTKMTGNIGDAIKFGKIAVFPANYTSNLDFIVPEKENVIEQFYELQNAQYDFQKEYSKQTVLENLENLLHKLT
- a CDS encoding glycosyltransferase, whose protein sequence is MKFLIIIPAHNEENNLPFTLDSLQQQSFKDFKVVVVNDGSTDKTSEVIKKYADRDSRFETINLEKSLHQPGSKVVAAFKKGLKTQDLNQFDVICKFDSDIILSENYLQTVADSFVKNPDYGLVGGLLYVEKNGEWVYEGNSNKHHVRGPMKAYRKECFLQMGGLRETLGWDNIDAILLQNLGWKEVVLPDLHVKLIKVKGADYTIKPADYYGRYFYFLGLNRFLTYVAAAKESAKIKSPSFLFQIISSYEKCKSQNLELKISKDEQKVINEQRWNQFKKKWFKM
- the aspA gene encoding aspartate ammonia-lyase, coding for MENFRQESDLLGELNVPLNAYYGVQTQRAIDNFKISGQLLSSYPEFIKGLAYVKKAAAKTNYELGLLDQDLYFKIAETCDELIGGLFHSEFPVDMIQGGAGTSINMNANEVIANRVLEKLGKNKGEYEFCSPNDHINLSQSTNDAYPTAIKMGLLQMNENLVKKLVGIVEAFREKGKEFHDVIKMGRTQLQDAVPMTMGQEFEAFAATLEEDISKLNNNANLFVEVNMGATAIGTGINAPIGYATLCAKNLAELTGYPVISAPDLVEATPDTGSYVIYSSAMKRLAVKLSKICNDLRLLSSGPRAGLSEINLPPMQPGSSIMPGKVNPVIPEVVNQVCFKVIGNDLTVTFAAEAGQLQLNVMEPVLSHAIMENIHFLCNALETLREKCVIGITANKDVCLNMVKHSIGIVTALNPYIGYKQSTKIAKEALETGKSVYNLVLEQNLLSQEKLDEILDPKNMLKPHNK
- a CDS encoding N-acetylmuramoyl-L-alanine amidase, with translation MRKTLYIISLSTLVFSCTSQKNIKKNTYRSKTPVSQPKTVINSTSQEKIKPQITKESGVEFFTTNIADITKNDNTASYGSIVSAKPAGYKVVKTHFPAIAQNFRQKYLILHYTVLPDDKSVTVLTQQGVSAHYLVNNLGDNEIYQLVDENKRSYHAGVSAWRADKNLNDTSIGIEIVNMGFTADATGARTFQPFSDDQIKKVAALAKDIVTRYNIPATNVLAHSDIAPLRKQDPGPQFPWKKLYDEYQIGMWYDEAAKQNLLTLAQTDVSTRYNDSPFIFLVQTALQKFGYEIYPNGKWDDATKKTIEALQYHFRPQNYDGIMDAETWAILQALNQKYPTK
- a CDS encoding CynX/NimT family MFS transporter codes for the protein MKNKIREGFSYILLIINVLVLVLVSSNLRSPITSVGPVLNQISNSLHLNNLQSSMLTSIPLMMFASCSVLVSKFSHRFSINRFLLYALIILSFGLFMRVFGSVWTLFTGSVFIGLGVCIGNVITPGYIKNNFPKQIGLMTGIFAVSMNLTAALASGYSVSLGEWTGYGWRGSLGIWLVIALLALFVVAVELLLNKSRVQQTGTSLVKSDFNMFKSKQAWNISIFMGLQSLVYYSLISWLPAVLGDYGMQGNEPGWILFIIQISMIPITFVGPIIANKMKDQKAMIVFIFILMLTSVLMFAWLRSEWIYVTAVLLGLSNGLSFSLSILFFSLRTKSSANAIKISGMAQSVGYLIAAFGPAIFGKLHDFDFSWKWSFYFLGLSITTMFYFGMKAARRKFVED